The stretch of DNA CTTTGATTATTCGTTGTTTGCATGTAGCATCCTGAGCAACGGTCAACTCTGGTGCTTCTAATTTTTGCGTAAAGTGCTTGCCTAGATTATGCCGAATAGGAATCGTAGTGCCAGAATTAGAAGTATTATTAATACCACTATTATGATGGCATACCAAAGCAAACCAGCTAAGCCGCCCCTTGTATTACGCCAAAAACCGGTTTGTCTATTCACTGCTTGTATAGCTGATTTGCAGCCCGAGCGTGATACTAATGCAAAAACAGCACACCAAAGCCACTCAGTTAAACTACCGTTTCTTATATATAAAAAGCTCATCATTTAACACCACCTCGTATAACTGGCATATAATCACTTATCGATTTGTGACTGTAAAACCACAGCTACTAACGTTGGGCTCTAGCCTGCGGATATTTGAGATCCAAATTCCCCGCCAGCCACTGCCTTGCTAGTCAAAATGTTAATTTCTATTTTTTTAAAGAGACAAACGTAAAAATTCTTACCGTTTAACGCAAATTTATAAGCATAAAAAAGCAATAGCTTCTGGGTGGCAAAATGGCTGATGGGCAACTAACTGAGCAGTCTGCTCCTAAACGGTTTTCCTCACTTGCTTATGCATTATCCTGGGTGGTTGTGATCGTATCCGCGGTGGCTTCAGGGGTAAGCTTTTTTGTACCCCGCGCTCTTAACGGCCTTGCAGTGATGGTTGGCTCGGCCAGGGGCACTGCCTTAGTAATCCTAGTCATAGCGGTTCCATTGTTGATTTCGGCGCTGATATTGGCTAAACACAGCGAATCAAACGTGGCTAAGGTTCTTTGGTTGGGGTCACTTATCTTTATACTCTACAATTCAGTGATGTTCCTGTTCGCTATACCTTACAATTCACTGTTTCTCGTCTACGTGGCAATGTTTTCTTCAGCGTTCTGGGCAATCTTTACCCTTCTGCCAAAATTTAAAACAGCCAACTTTGCCCCTGCCTCGCCCTCGAAGACTCTCCGCGCAGTCTCGGTTTACCTTCTGATAATTGCGGTCTTCTTCTATTTCCAGGAGCTAGGCCAGTATCTTCCCGTTCTCTTCAGCAACGCGGTTCCAGCCACCTACGAGGGCACCGGATTTTTAACTAATCCCTCGCATGTTTTGGATTTAGCTTTCATACTGCCGCTTGTCACGCTTTCAGCGGTGTGGATGTGGCAGCATAAACCGCATGGAAATTGGGTGGGTGGAAGCGTTCTGGTTTTGTTAACTATCGAATGTGTAAGTATAGCTAGCGACCAGTACTTCGGAAGCTTAGCCAATCCCAACTCAACTGTCGTTTCTATGGCTGTGGTGCCCCTGTTTGCTGTTCTGGCAGTTATCGGCTTATTATTCTCGGTGCTGTATTTCCGAGCCATCAGAAACTAATACATTCCCGGCTCCTCGGTGAGCAGCCATTCTCCGGGCTCCATCCGCCAATAAAACCAGCCGCTTCCTGCCCCCAGCCAAGCACAATTACCTACGCCGCTGCCAACATCTCTTTAATCGGCTAGGGGTCACTGCGTCGGCGTCTCGGTTTTAATGAAAACTACCTCTTTTAATTTGCGGAAGTGCTCGTCTCCCGTCACGACTTTCCCGCCTAGACTCTTAGCGACACAGAGAATAATGGAATCTGCTAAGCCCCAGCCATTTGCTTTCTCATTAAGTTCTTCATTTAATTCTCCAGCTTCAACTGCGGTATCAAAGTCAAGCTCAACTATTCTGCTTGTTGCCCTTATGAACTCAAGTCTTCTAAGTCGCCCCTCACGTGTCTCATTGCCAAGCTCAATGTCCTTTAGCAGTTTTCGGCTGATTTCTGACACCACAATCGTCGGCGTCACTGCATGTTCGCTTTCTATGTATTCTTTTGCGGTTTCTCCCATTTTTGAAGCCTTAAAATATTCAATCCAAGCGTACGTATCGATTATGAAGTTAAAGCTCATGGAATTCCGCTCGGTCTTCTTCTTTGAAGGATGTTAGTTTGCGGTTTGAGCCAAACATAGATTGTGGGGTTTTTCCGTGTTCGGCGAGTAATTTTTTGATGACTTCATTGTGGCTTTTTGCTTTCATTTCTTTTTTTGCTTTATTGAGCATTTGAAGGGTTTTTTCGTCTACTTGGACTGTTGTTGCCAAACCAACCACCATACACTATAACTATAATTATGGATTTAAGAATTACCCTGAAACCCAACTTAGCCACGACAATAGACTGAGGCTACCTGATTCTGCAGAGGTTCATGAATTCGAATTCTCCCGCAAAAACCTGCGAGCAAGAAATTTCCTCCAAGAAAATCTTTTCAAGAGATGCAGCTGGTCACACCCAAATAATTTAGTCAAGAAAACTTGACAAGGGCTAGTTCAAAGACCTGAACAAAAAACCTTTTAAACAGATACCGTGCCCTTCTCAAAATATGCAGAAAACTACCAAAGCCGCAATAACCATATTGATTCTAATAACATCTGTCAGCTTGCTTCCAAATGTCTTGGCTAAAACCTCCACACCTGCCATAGCCTGGCAGAAGCAGTATGGCGGAGGAACAATGTTCATATCGAATCTTATCCAGACTAGTGATGGAGGATTCGCCTTTTTAGGCTCAGGCTGGCACAGCCCATTTACCTTTACATCGACCTTGTATAAGCTTGATTCTGCAGGCGAGGTGGAGTGGACAAAGGACTTAGATGATTTCACGGCATCAATGGTCATACAGACCAGCGACGAAGGCTACGAAGTTTATGGGCAAGGTTCTTACTCCGAACACCATACATTACTTAAACTGGATACGCAAGGAAACGTCCAATGGAGCGTTAACTCTTCCATGATAGGTAATTTCCCTACTGAGCTTTCCCTTACGCAGATTTCCACAAGCAACGGCGGATACGCCTACGTTAACTCAAGCCAACTCGTTGTAACCGATAGCAACAACCAAGTCATATTGTCAGAAACTACAACATTCGAAGAATATTTTCCCACCGGTCCCACCACCGTTGACTATGACGTTTTACCGTTCTCAATAGATTCGTTGGTGGAAACCTCAGACGGTGCAGTCGCAGGATTAGGAATCGGTTTTTCTTACACTTCTATTCCCCGTGGCCCCATCTGCCTAGTTAAAACCAACGCTTTTCTGCCTGCTCCCAGCCAGGCACCATTACCCACGCCGGTGCCGACGCAGACGCCCACACCTACCCCGGCAGCTTTAGAGATAACTTGGAGTGCAACTGCTCCTTGGATAGCAGTTATTCTTGTGTTGACTGGGGTGCTTTTTGCCGCTGTGTTTCTAAGGCGCCGAAAAGGGCGCTGACATTCAACGGGTACCCAAATGTTTTATAGCTCACCCTTACAACTTGCCAGTCGGTGACTCTATGCCGACGACTGTTAGGTACCATTTCCGCCAGCACCTTCAGGCACCGCCCAAGGCAGCCTTTGAGTGGTGCACCGATTTTAGCCCAGAGGACCAGATGCTAATGGACTGCAAAGACTCTGAACGCGCGGTAACCAAGCTGTCTGAGGGCACCGTAGTCCTGCGGGACACTTTTCATACTTCGGAGGGCATTGTGGAGAAGCAAAAGCTCGTGTCGCTCTACCCCGAATTGCACAGCTGGGTGTCTACGCATCTGACGGGTCCAAACAGGTACTCCCAGTTCCTCTACCAGATATCCCCCGACGGAAAAGGCGGCTCCTATCTGGATTTTTGGGCGCTGCATCTGGAGTACGATTGCAGAGGCGACGTGGGGGCGCTTGCGGATAAGCTCTGCCAAGAGGACCATGCGGCATGGCGGCTTTTGGCGGCCGCGCTTTCCAAAGAGCTTTCGGGGCCAAGTTAGGCTAAGAATCACTGGTGGTTGAGTTTGGTTTTTTGCGGGTTCCGAAAAAACCTCGCATGATGGTCTATCTGCAAGGGGTAAGTGTGGTGGGTGGGGCAGCAGCAACTGCCTGTTACCGCTAAAATGATACTGGAGATTCATCGATAATCATACCTGCGAAGCGATAGGTAAGGGATTAATGAAAAATCGCGGATTCTCCAATTGTTTCGCAAACGGGCAATGGTTAAGTAAGCCCTGACTTAACAAATTCAGCCCCTTCTCTCCCTAACCAGACTTGTGCCAGAAGGGTAGAAGGTTTGGATAAGCGGATTTAGCCTTGCGTTGGCAGATAAGAGGCGTAAAAGTAGTGGTGTGGCTCGCCTTCTTTTCCGCTAACAGCCAGATCCGCTTAACTCTTGGCTATCCCGTGTGTGATTGTGGTGCTCCTTTCTTACAAGAATAGATATGTGAGTTTTTGCTTAAAAGGCATATTTCCAATTACGAAATATGTCACCACTAACATGACTTAAGCCTTAAGACCCAACTCTTCCAACGACCATGACTGGAACGGGCACATACACCTCTTAAGGGCTTGAATCCTCAGGTATACTGTGGCCAACCTACTAGATGACCCTACCTATCACGGTTAGCTCCGTCTGCTTGGTGCTGAGCGTTAATGCTTAAATGGGTCATCGCTTATTGGAATCTATTGTAAAGCCCTTCTACTTTTAGGTGAATCCAAATATCAGCGCGGTTTAATGCAGCATTAAAGAGTGTTCTTTATCGCTCGAAATATTTTGTTCTGGTACTATTCATTGTTATTTACCTGCTTTTTATCCCCTACAGCCAAGGCTACCTCGGCCAAGTTCTGCTCTCCGTCATCGTGTCGGCGGTGCTGATAGTCGCCGGAGTTTCCATCAAACAAGAGAGAATAATCGGCCCAATCACCCTGCTGATAGTTTCTGCGACGCTAGTTATTGTTTGGATATTTACCATCCAAGGCAGCCTACGCAGCGAGGAACTCGCACGGTTTTTCACCACGGTTTCTTTCTCGCTTATCGGGGCCTTGATTTTCATTAACATAATCAATACGGCACGCAAAAGAGCGCTTGAAACCGATTTCATATGGGGCGGCGTCGCAACGTATCTTTTGATCGGGTTGAGTTTCGCTTCTGTTTACCGGTTAGTTGAAATTTCTACTCCGGGGTCTTTTCTGAGCGCCTCGGTTCCGCCCAGGTACGATTTTTCCAGTTTCATCTACTTCAGCTACTACTCTTTAACGACGATAGGGGGACTTATGACGCCTAACACGTTGCAGGCGCAGTCGCTTGTGATGCTGGAACCCATCATCGGAACACTGTTTATCGCCATCTTTATTTCGCGGCTAATAGGCGTCGTGGGAAACAAACAAACTGAGTCGCCGAAAGAGAAACCCCTGTCTGCTGCAGAATGAGTGGGCATTGCTGGTTGACCCTGGCCGGGTCAGAGAGAAGCATCAAACAATCCCTGCTGCTATCTATGAGGGAGGGGGGTAGTGATTAAAGCGGCAGGTACGGGTGGGATGGGCTGCGCGGTGGGGCAAAGCAGCTTTACTGTTTGTGTTACTGCCTTAAGGGAAACCTCAAGCATGTCGTCAGTGGGTTCTTTGGTGGTTAGATACTGGAATGCCAGCCCCGGCGCAACCAGAACCTTTGTAACCGGCGAATCCTTGTATCTGCCGCTTAACCGGAGCAGCTCATAGGATATGCCGGCGATGACGGGAATCAGAAGCAGCCGATAAGCCAGGTTTACTGCAAAGCCCAGGTTAGGCATAACGCTGAAGAGGACAATGCTGATTATCAGCACGATAAACAGGAAGCTGGTTCCGCATCGGGGGTGCAGACGCGAGAATTTCTTTGCGTGCTCCACATCCATGGGGGCGCCTGCTTCATGGGTATGTATGGCTTTATGCTCGGCGCCATGGTACATCAGAACCCGCTTGTACTGTCCCCAAAGCGAAATAATCGAGAGATACGCGACAAACATGGCTAAGC from Candidatus Bathyarchaeota archaeon encodes:
- a CDS encoding ion channel; this translates as MSAVLIVAGVSIKQERIIGPITLLIVSATLVIVWIFTIQGSLRSEELARFFTTVSFSLIGALIFINIINTARKRALETDFIWGGVATYLLIGLSFASVYRLVEISTPGSFLSASVPPRYDFSSFIYFSYYSLTTIGGLMTPNTLQAQSLVMLEPIIGTLFIAIFISRLIGVVGNKQTESPKEKPLSAAE
- a CDS encoding type II toxin-antitoxin system VapC family toxin; translated protein: MSFNFIIDTYAWIEYFKASKMGETAKEYIESEHAVTPTIVVSEISRKLLKDIELGNETREGRLRRLEFIRATSRIVELDFDTAVEAGELNEELNEKANGWGLADSIILCVAKSLGGKVVTGDEHFRKLKEVVFIKTETPTQ
- a CDS encoding DUF1385 domain-containing protein; translated protein: MSGNQNKEPSLAFGGQALIEGVMIRSREHVVSCVRKPDHEILTDIQPITPFSEKNRILGWPIIRGVVNMVESLYIGFKALMFSASNAFEIEGEEGKPEKIEFGAGEIAIVVAGVAGMMAVFFLVPFLLSTWLGLKAGVLFNITEAVIRLAMFVAYLSIISLWGQYKRVLMYHGAEHKAIHTHEAGAPMDVEHAKKFSRLHPRCGTSFLFIVLIISIVLFSVMPNLGFAVNLAYRLLLIPVIAGISYELLRLSGRYKDSPVTKVLVAPGLAFQYLTTKEPTDDMLEVSLKAVTQTVKLLCPTAQPIPPVPAALITTPLPHR